From the genome of Solidesulfovibrio carbinolicus, one region includes:
- a CDS encoding DinB family protein produces the protein MTKLFLVKALYNRWANARLAADMARLSPEQLTAVSAVNFGSILAIANHLLLADRLWLNRFTGQGEPVASVDAVPYATLAASTAARHVEEDRAIAFAQKLDPQRLGSVLAYRTTDGTPMALPLALCIDHFFNHQTHHRGQIHGLLGSHGIKAADIDLLGFERETSAYANLL, from the coding sequence ATGACCAAGCTCTTCCTCGTCAAAGCCCTCTACAACCGCTGGGCCAACGCCCGTTTGGCCGCCGACATGGCCAGGCTTTCGCCCGAGCAGTTGACGGCCGTTAGCGCCGTCAATTTCGGCTCCATCCTGGCCATCGCCAACCATTTGCTCCTGGCCGACCGGCTGTGGCTCAACCGCTTCACCGGCCAGGGCGAGCCGGTCGCTTCCGTCGACGCCGTGCCCTATGCGACCCTTGCGGCTTCAACCGCCGCGCGCCACGTGGAAGAGGACCGGGCCATCGCCTTTGCCCAGAAGCTCGATCCCCAGCGTCTGGGATCGGTGCTCGCCTACCGCACCACCGACGGCACGCCCATGGCCTTGCCGCTGGCGCTTTGCATCGACCATTTCTTCAACCACCAGACCCACCACCGGGGCCAGATCCACGGCCTGCTCGGCAGCCACGGCATCAAGGCGGCCGACATCGACCTGCTGGGCTTCGAGCGCGAAACCAGCGCCTACGCCAATTTGCTCTAG
- a CDS encoding LysE family translocator: MWALFFQGATIGAIIAMPFGPVGMLCLGRAMSRGLRAGLASGSGAAAADALYGAVAAYGLTAVSDFLSAHAVWCQGLGGLFLVAMGWRLLRSAPAARPEDRAGGGHVRAFVSMFALTLANPMTLAGFAAIFAGFGLGRAEAGAGDAAAVTAGVFCGSMAWWVVIALGGKMLRRRLLDRLAAIRKVFGGLVTAFGLWALWYAATHPVGGAPGALP, from the coding sequence ATGTGGGCATTGTTTTTCCAGGGCGCGACCATTGGCGCGATTATCGCCATGCCGTTTGGGCCGGTGGGCATGTTGTGTCTGGGGCGGGCCATGTCGCGGGGCTTGCGGGCCGGGCTGGCCTCGGGGTCGGGCGCGGCGGCGGCGGACGCCTTGTATGGGGCCGTGGCCGCCTATGGGCTGACGGCGGTGTCGGATTTTCTGTCCGCCCATGCCGTGTGGTGCCAGGGGTTGGGCGGGCTCTTTCTGGTCGCCATGGGGTGGCGGCTGTTGCGCTCGGCACCGGCGGCGCGGCCCGAGGACCGGGCCGGTGGCGGCCATGTCCGGGCGTTTGTCTCAATGTTTGCGCTCACCCTGGCCAATCCCATGACCTTGGCCGGTTTTGCCGCTATTTTCGCCGGCTTCGGGCTGGGGCGGGCCGAGGCCGGGGCCGGGGATGCGGCGGCGGTGACGGCCGGGGTGTTTTGCGGTTCCATGGCCTGGTGGGTGGTCATAGCCCTTGGCGGCAAGATGCTGCGCCGCCGGCTGTTGGATCGTCTGGCGGCCATCCGCAAGGTGTTCGGCGGGCTGGTGACGGCTTTTGGGCTGTGGGCGCTGTGGTATGCGGCCACGCATCCGGTCGGCGGCGCTCCGGGCGCGCTGCCCTGA
- the bioB gene encoding biotin synthase BioB produces the protein MPQFSAFADDIAAPLIAGGFLADALRERLLIELPTTTGAALDALARAADSVRRARIGNRASLCSIISAKSGRCGENCAFCAQSGHHASQSAVHPFLPPADIAAAAAAMQAAGVTRFGIVASGKALPEAEIAAAAQAIAAIDAAGMAADASFGVLSADALERLKTAGLAAYHHNLETSRRHYPNICTTRTFDDNLAVLTDCRRLGIPICSGGLFGLGETWEDRADLALTLLEAGAFSIPVNFLSPIPGTPLEAQPILSRDEARRIVILLRCLLPDRHIRICGGRPTVFGPTRDNLAPLRCGADGLMVGDYLTTAGASLDNDKQGLADIGFEVG, from the coding sequence ATGCCCCAATTTTCCGCCTTTGCCGATGACATCGCCGCCCCCTTGATCGCCGGGGGATTTCTCGCCGACGCCCTGCGGGAGCGCCTGCTCATTGAGCTGCCCACGACAACAGGAGCCGCCCTCGACGCCCTGGCCCGGGCCGCCGACAGCGTGCGCCGCGCCCGGATCGGCAACCGGGCCTCGCTGTGCTCCATAATAAGCGCCAAATCCGGACGCTGCGGCGAAAACTGCGCCTTTTGCGCCCAGTCCGGCCACCACGCTTCCCAAAGCGCCGTCCACCCCTTCCTGCCGCCGGCCGACATCGCCGCCGCCGCCGCCGCCATGCAGGCCGCCGGCGTTACCCGCTTCGGCATCGTCGCCTCGGGCAAGGCCCTGCCCGAAGCCGAAATCGCGGCCGCCGCCCAGGCCATCGCGGCCATCGACGCCGCCGGCATGGCCGCCGACGCCTCTTTCGGCGTGCTGTCTGCCGACGCCCTGGAGCGCCTCAAAACCGCAGGCCTGGCCGCCTACCACCACAACCTCGAAACCTCGCGCCGCCACTACCCGAACATCTGCACCACCCGCACCTTCGACGACAACCTGGCCGTGCTTACCGACTGCCGCCGCCTGGGCATCCCAATCTGTTCCGGCGGGCTTTTCGGCCTGGGCGAAACCTGGGAAGACCGGGCCGATCTGGCGCTGACGCTGCTTGAAGCCGGCGCGTTTTCCATCCCCGTCAATTTCCTCTCGCCCATCCCGGGCACGCCCCTGGAAGCACAGCCGATCCTCTCCCGCGACGAAGCCCGGCGCATCGTCATCCTGCTGCGCTGCCTGCTGCCCGACCGCCACATCCGCATCTGCGGCGGCCGGCCCACGGTCTTCGGGCCGACCCGGGACAACCTCGCGCCCCTTCGCTGCGGCGCGGACGGCCTCATGGTCGGCGACTACCTGACCACCGCCGGCGCGTCCCTGGACAACGACAAACAGGGGCTGGCCGACATCGGGTTTGAGGTAGGTTAG
- a CDS encoding DUF309 domain-containing protein → MSRTPEEKAVLAAGVAAFNDGRYFACHEILETLWLPDVSPERDLFKGLIQVAAGLHHQKNGNLRGCRKLLLRATQLLTPYSPAGADLDIAGLLGEVAVVLAFCQSAAPGDPLPPALVPRLRPAGQDARSD, encoded by the coding sequence ATGTCAAGAACTCCCGAAGAAAAAGCCGTCCTGGCCGCCGGCGTGGCCGCCTTCAACGACGGCCGCTATTTCGCGTGCCACGAAATCCTCGAAACCCTGTGGCTGCCCGACGTTTCGCCCGAGCGCGATCTTTTTAAAGGCCTCATTCAGGTCGCCGCCGGCCTGCACCACCAAAAAAACGGCAACTTGCGGGGTTGCCGCAAGCTGCTTCTCCGGGCTACGCAACTCCTGACACCCTACTCCCCGGCCGGCGCGGACCTCGACATCGCCGGGCTTCTGGGCGAGGTCGCCGTGGTCTTGGCGTTTTGCCAATCCGCCGCGCCCGGCGACCCGCTGCCGCCAGCCCTGGTCCCGCGCCTGCGACCGGCCGGCCAAGACGCAAGGAGCGATTGA
- a CDS encoding VOC family protein: MAIRYVHTNCIARDWRALAAFYVRLFDCKPVPPQRDLSGDWLDAATGVKDSHITGVHLRLPGHGDTGPTLEIFSYDAVTDRPDVAANTPGFVHLAFLVDDVAAMAEEVLAAGGSAVGELARRDVPGVGRLEFQYMRDPEGNMVELLCWK, from the coding sequence ATGGCCATTCGTTACGTCCACACCAATTGCATCGCCCGCGACTGGCGCGCCCTGGCCGCCTTCTACGTGCGCCTTTTTGACTGCAAACCCGTGCCGCCGCAGCGCGACCTCTCCGGCGACTGGCTCGATGCCGCGACCGGGGTCAAGGACTCCCACATCACCGGCGTCCACCTGCGCCTGCCCGGCCACGGCGACACCGGCCCCACCCTGGAGATTTTCTCCTACGACGCCGTCACCGACCGCCCCGACGTCGCGGCCAACACCCCCGGCTTCGTCCACCTCGCCTTCCTCGTGGACGACGTGGCGGCCATGGCCGAGGAAGTGCTGGCCGCCGGCGGCTCAGCCGTGGGCGAACTGGCCCGCCGCGACGTGCCCGGCGTGGGACGCCTGGAATTTCAGTACATGCGCGACCCCGAAGGTAACATGGTCGAATTGTTGTGCTGGAAGTAG
- a CDS encoding glycine zipper domain-containing protein translates to MKRVYAACAVLALVGSLGCTNMTKTQQGALSGAALGAGAGAAISAIAGGNAGIGAGIGGALGGIAGGLIGHQQEQRGY, encoded by the coding sequence ATGAAGCGTGTCTATGCCGCGTGCGCGGTGTTGGCCCTTGTCGGCAGCCTTGGCTGCACCAATATGACGAAAACCCAGCAGGGAGCGCTTTCCGGCGCGGCCCTCGGAGCTGGCGCGGGCGCGGCCATAAGCGCCATTGCCGGCGGAAACGCGGGCATCGGCGCGGGCATCGGCGGCGCCCTCGGCGGCATTGCCGGCGGGCTCATCGGCCATCAGCAGGAACAGCGCGGCTATTAG
- a CDS encoding radical SAM protein: MTLHIDRLRSGGLIATYQCQSACPHCLYRGGPGRSPDYVSQEMAAACFAKALSLGCASMHVGGGEPLADPLGLAGVLAAAAETGMHLEYVETSASWYDDADEAVELLTELRAMGLSSLLVSLSPMHNGFVPLRKTLGVLEAARTAGVAVFPWQEHFLADVQAFDPEATHPFAAYLDRFGPGYPAEILRRTWIHLGGRAFDLFAPALGRKPVEAILAEASADCRRELADASHFHMDLYGDYVPGLCSGLACRVDDLGAPLDPERYPILTTLVESGISGFYEYAAALEEYQPLPGGYVNKCELCQDIRRHLTQRGWFESTELAPVEFYAAL, from the coding sequence ATGACGCTTCACATTGACCGCCTGCGCTCGGGGGGGCTTATCGCCACCTACCAGTGCCAAAGCGCCTGCCCGCACTGCCTGTATCGCGGAGGGCCGGGGCGGTCGCCGGATTATGTGAGCCAGGAGATGGCGGCGGCCTGCTTCGCCAAGGCGCTGTCCCTGGGCTGCGCGTCCATGCATGTGGGCGGCGGCGAACCTCTGGCCGATCCCCTGGGGCTGGCCGGAGTGCTGGCGGCGGCGGCCGAGACCGGGATGCATCTCGAATATGTGGAAACCAGCGCCTCGTGGTACGACGACGCCGACGAAGCCGTGGAACTGCTTACCGAGCTGCGCGCCATGGGCCTGTCTTCGCTTTTGGTGTCCTTAAGCCCCATGCACAACGGCTTTGTGCCGTTGCGAAAGACCCTGGGCGTCCTTGAGGCGGCCCGGACGGCTGGGGTGGCCGTGTTCCCCTGGCAGGAGCATTTTCTGGCCGATGTGCAGGCCTTCGACCCCGAGGCGACCCATCCGTTCGCCGCCTATCTCGACCGCTTCGGGCCGGGCTATCCGGCCGAGATCCTGCGCCGCACCTGGATTCATCTGGGCGGCCGGGCCTTTGATCTTTTCGCGCCGGCCCTTGGGCGCAAACCTGTGGAGGCCATCCTGGCCGAGGCTTCGGCCGACTGCCGGCGGGAGCTGGCCGACGCCAGCCATTTCCACATGGACCTTTACGGCGACTACGTGCCCGGGCTGTGTTCGGGCCTGGCCTGCCGGGTGGACGACCTGGGCGCGCCCCTTGATCCCGAACGCTATCCCATCCTCACCACCCTGGTCGAGTCCGGCATCAGCGGCTTTTACGAATACGCCGCCGCCCTTGAGGAGTACCAGCCTCTCCCCGGCGGCTACGTCAACAAATGCGAACTGTGCCAGGATATCCGCCGCCATTTGACACAGCGCGGCTGGTTCGAGTCCACCGAACTCGCCCCCGTCGAATTCTACGCTGCTCTTTGA
- a CDS encoding cytochrome b/b6 domain-containing protein — translation MSAQGNGKFYLYTRYERFWHWLQAALIIALAATGFEVHGSFTLFGYKRAVTVHSALGITWLVAFAFFVFWVATTGEWKQYVPTTKKMFEVMRYYGYGIFQGQPHPCPKTPDAKHNPLQRLTYLALAAALLPFMMLTGLLYWLYNDWAALGLGGLSLSAVAVAHLLGAFAILAFLVVHVYMTTTGHTPFAHIKAMCTGWEDAEDGKPEDWEKRMA, via the coding sequence ATGAGCGCGCAAGGTAACGGCAAGTTCTATCTCTACACCCGCTACGAGCGGTTTTGGCACTGGCTGCAAGCGGCGCTCATCATCGCCCTGGCCGCCACGGGCTTCGAGGTCCACGGCAGTTTCACGCTTTTCGGCTACAAGCGGGCCGTGACCGTGCATTCGGCCCTGGGCATCACCTGGCTGGTCGCCTTTGCCTTCTTCGTCTTCTGGGTGGCCACCACGGGCGAGTGGAAGCAGTACGTGCCGACCACCAAGAAGATGTTCGAGGTCATGCGCTACTACGGCTACGGCATCTTCCAGGGCCAGCCCCATCCCTGTCCCAAGACGCCCGACGCCAAGCATAACCCGCTTCAGCGCCTGACCTATCTGGCGCTGGCCGCGGCCTTGTTGCCCTTTATGATGCTCACGGGCCTGCTGTATTGGCTGTATAACGACTGGGCCGCCCTGGGCCTGGGGGGCCTTAGCCTGTCGGCCGTGGCCGTGGCCCATCTGCTGGGAGCGTTCGCCATTTTGGCCTTCCTGGTGGTGCATGTGTACATGACGACCACCGGGCATACGCCTTTTGCCCATATCAAGGCCATGTGCACGGGCTGGGAAGACGCCGAGGACGGCAAGCCCGAGGATTGGGAGAAGCGGATGGCGTAA
- a CDS encoding BaiN/RdsA family NAD(P)/FAD-dependent oxidoreductase → MQVDVAILGAGASGLCCAIGCGRRGRSVVLIDHGNKIARKVLAAGGGRANCTNIDIRPADYVCGNPHFVKSALARLSPWEFLDWIHGGGVATQEEDNGKHFCVDGAIRLVRFLEAEARQVGARFVTGATIREARKDGDVFVVETSAGPVRAASLVLALGGKSWPGIGATDFGYTLARRFGLAVTPLLPGLTPLLAGPDLAALCRDLSGVSLPVTIRGAGEAAGSLLFTHKGVSGPAVLDASMFWREGPLAIDFLPGCDVEAALAANPRLDVKNALARLLPKRLAFALADMLALTGPVAGLSPKARRALADKLAAFPFTPARAEGYAKAEVTIGGVDTAAISSKTLEAASVPGLYVIGELLDVTGRLGGYNLHWAYASGFAAGEKA, encoded by the coding sequence ATGCAGGTCGATGTCGCCATCCTGGGGGCTGGAGCGTCGGGGCTGTGCTGCGCCATCGGCTGCGGCCGGCGCGGACGCTCCGTGGTCCTTATCGATCACGGCAACAAGATCGCCCGCAAGGTGCTGGCGGCCGGCGGCGGCCGGGCCAATTGCACCAACATCGACATTCGGCCTGCGGACTATGTTTGCGGCAATCCGCATTTCGTCAAGTCCGCCCTGGCCCGGCTCTCGCCCTGGGAATTCCTCGACTGGATTCACGGCGGCGGCGTGGCCACCCAGGAAGAGGACAACGGCAAGCATTTTTGCGTCGACGGCGCGATCCGGCTGGTGCGGTTCCTTGAAGCCGAAGCCAGGCAGGTCGGTGCGCGGTTTGTCACCGGCGCGACCATCCGCGAAGCCCGCAAGGACGGCGACGTGTTCGTGGTCGAAACCAGCGCCGGCCCGGTGCGTGCCGCCTCGCTGGTGCTGGCCCTTGGCGGCAAATCCTGGCCGGGCATCGGGGCCACGGACTTCGGCTACACCCTGGCCCGGCGCTTCGGCCTGGCCGTCACGCCGCTTTTGCCGGGCCTCACGCCGCTTCTGGCCGGCCCGGACCTCGCGGCGCTGTGCCGCGACCTGTCCGGCGTGTCCCTGCCCGTGACCATACGCGGCGCGGGCGAGGCGGCCGGGAGCCTGCTTTTCACCCACAAGGGCGTCTCGGGGCCGGCCGTCCTTGACGCCTCCATGTTCTGGCGCGAAGGGCCGCTGGCCATTGATTTCCTGCCCGGGTGCGACGTCGAAGCCGCCCTGGCCGCAAACCCGCGCCTGGACGTGAAAAACGCCCTCGCTCGGCTGCTGCCCAAGCGGCTGGCCTTTGCCCTGGCCGACATGCTCGCGCTCACCGGCCCCGTGGCCGGGCTCTCGCCCAAGGCGCGCCGCGCCCTGGCCGACAAGCTCGCCGCCTTCCCCTTCACCCCGGCCCGGGCCGAAGGCTACGCCAAGGCCGAAGTCACCATCGGCGGCGTCGATACCGCCGCCATCTCCTCCAAAACCCTCGAAGCCGCGTCCGTGCCGGGCCTGTACGTCATCGGCGAACTCCTCGACGTCACCGGCCGCCTTGGCGGCTACAACCTCCACTGGGCCTACGCCTCGGGCTTCGCCGCCGGGGAGAAGGCGTAG
- a CDS encoding tetrathionate reductase family octaheme c-type cytochrome, translating to MRLCKRPLLCWGGLAVAAVFLLAAGPGLLGAAQNDKSADAAPGRQLARSAVSAPGARWTTSDHSKYEALQKDFTKPEEVTAACLSCHQMAGDQIQHTIHWTWICPDCGDGKSMGKYGKTINNFCIAVPSNEPRCTSCHIGYGWKDKKFDFADKNRIDCLVCHDTTHTYEKFPTKAGYPVTEPTLFPEDGKTYLPPDYKKITAKVGRPDRLNCGACHFYGGGGDGVKHGDLDSSMGMPKKSLDVHMDAEGLNFSCQRCHTTKDHQIAGRLYTSPAAPERISLTEADLASKIACESCHGQKPHKNDAKANDHVDKVACQSCHIPEFARVLPTKMTWDWSTAGQMNAEGKPFKKEGPYGKPVYDSKKGNFTWEKNVEPVYYWFNGAMSNMLVTDKVDPTKIVSVNHPAGSPSDGKSRIMPFKRHTGKQPFDPVNATFVIPHLFGPKDSDAYWASYDWKRAIASGMKYVDLPFSGDVGFVETEYFFPITHMVAPKERVVACGECHSAEGRLKGLPGVYVPGRDVHAGVTMVGWGAVAAAVLAVIAHGVGRMVSSSRRKGQ from the coding sequence ATGCGACTGTGCAAGCGACCACTGCTGTGTTGGGGGGGATTGGCCGTGGCGGCCGTTTTTTTGCTGGCCGCCGGACCGGGGCTGCTGGGCGCGGCCCAAAATGACAAAAGCGCCGACGCCGCGCCGGGCCGGCAGCTGGCCCGCAGCGCGGTGAGCGCCCCGGGGGCGCGCTGGACCACCTCGGACCATTCCAAGTACGAGGCGCTGCAAAAGGATTTCACCAAGCCCGAGGAGGTCACGGCCGCCTGCCTGTCCTGCCACCAGATGGCCGGCGACCAGATCCAGCACACCATCCACTGGACCTGGATCTGCCCGGACTGCGGCGACGGCAAGTCCATGGGCAAGTACGGCAAGACCATCAACAACTTCTGCATCGCCGTGCCGTCCAACGAGCCGCGTTGCACCTCCTGCCACATCGGCTACGGCTGGAAGGACAAGAAGTTCGATTTCGCCGACAAGAACCGCATCGACTGTCTGGTGTGCCACGACACCACCCACACCTACGAGAAGTTCCCGACCAAGGCCGGCTATCCCGTGACCGAGCCGACGCTGTTCCCCGAGGACGGCAAGACCTACCTGCCGCCCGACTACAAGAAGATCACGGCCAAGGTCGGACGGCCCGACCGGCTCAATTGCGGCGCCTGCCACTTCTACGGCGGCGGCGGCGACGGCGTGAAGCACGGCGACCTCGACAGCTCCATGGGAATGCCCAAGAAGTCCCTGGACGTGCACATGGACGCCGAGGGCCTCAACTTCAGCTGCCAGCGTTGCCACACCACCAAGGACCACCAGATCGCCGGGCGGCTCTACACCTCGCCGGCCGCGCCCGAGCGCATCAGCCTCACCGAGGCCGATCTGGCCTCCAAGATCGCCTGCGAATCCTGCCACGGCCAAAAGCCCCACAAGAACGACGCCAAGGCCAATGATCACGTGGACAAGGTGGCCTGCCAGTCCTGCCACATCCCGGAATTCGCCCGGGTGCTGCCGACGAAGATGACCTGGGACTGGTCCACGGCCGGCCAGATGAACGCCGAAGGCAAGCCGTTTAAGAAGGAAGGCCCCTACGGCAAGCCGGTCTACGATTCCAAGAAGGGCAATTTCACCTGGGAAAAGAACGTGGAGCCGGTCTATTACTGGTTCAACGGGGCCATGAGCAACATGCTCGTCACGGACAAGGTCGATCCGACCAAGATCGTCAGCGTCAACCATCCGGCCGGTTCGCCGTCCGACGGCAAGTCGCGCATCATGCCGTTTAAGCGCCACACCGGAAAGCAGCCCTTTGATCCGGTCAACGCCACCTTCGTCATTCCGCATCTGTTTGGCCCCAAGGACTCCGACGCCTACTGGGCCAGCTATGACTGGAAGCGGGCCATCGCCTCGGGCATGAAGTACGTGGATTTGCCGTTCTCGGGCGACGTCGGGTTTGTCGAGACGGAATACTTCTTCCCCATCACCCACATGGTCGCGCCCAAGGAGCGGGTGGTGGCCTGCGGCGAATGCCATAGCGCCGAAGGACGCCTCAAGGGCCTGCCGGGCGTGTACGTGCCGGGCCGCGACGTCCACGCCGGCGTCACCATGGTCGGCTGGGGAGCGGTGGCGGCGGCTGTTCTGGCCGTTATCGCCCACGGCGTGGGCCGCATGGTTTCAAGCTCCAGGAGGAAGGGACAATGA